A stretch of the Streptococcus oralis genome encodes the following:
- the comE gene encoding competence system response regulator transcription factor ComE — translation MKVLILEDVIEHQVRLERILNEISEESNIPISYKTTGKVREFKEYIENDEVNQLYFLDIDIHGIEKKGFEVAQFIRHHNPYAIIVFITSRSEFATLTYKYQVSALDFVDKDINDELFKKRIEQSIFYTKSMLLENEDVVDYFDYNYKGNDLKIPYHDILYIETTGVSHKLRIIGKNFAKEFYGTMTDIQEKDKHTQRFYCSHKSFLVNVGNVREIDRKNLEVVFYEDHRCPITRLKVRKLKDILEKKSKK, via the coding sequence ATGAAAGTATTAATTTTAGAAGATGTTATTGAACATCAAGTGAGACTAGAGAGAATATTAAATGAAATCTCGGAAGAATCGAATATTCCTATTTCATATAAGACAACAGGAAAAGTTCGTGAGTTTAAGGAATATATCGAAAATGATGAAGTAAACCAGCTTTATTTCCTAGATATTGATATTCATGGAATCGAGAAAAAAGGCTTTGAAGTGGCTCAGTTTATCCGTCATCACAATCCTTATGCTATTATTGTCTTTATTACTAGTCGCTCTGAATTTGCTACCTTAACGTACAAATACCAAGTATCAGCCCTAGATTTTGTTGATAAAGATATCAATGATGAATTGTTCAAAAAACGCATCGAGCAGAGTATTTTTTACACTAAGAGCATGCTGCTTGAAAACGAAGATGTTGTAGACTATTTTGATTACAACTATAAAGGAAATGATTTGAAAATTCCTTACCATGACATTTTGTATATCGAAACCACAGGAGTTTCTCATAAACTTCGGATTATTGGTAAGAATTTTGCTAAAGAATTCTATGGAACTATGACAGATATTCAGGAAAAGGACAAACATACCCAGCGATTTTATTGCTCCCATAAATCTTTCCTTGTCAATGTGGGAAATGTGAGAGAAATTGATCGAAAGAATTTAGAAGTTGTCTTTTATGAAGATCATCGTTGCCCGATTACCCGTTTGAAAGTTCGCAAACTAAAAGATATTCTAGAGAAAAAATCTAAAAAGTGA
- a CDS encoding TetR/AcrR family transcriptional regulator, protein MKESNKRLKTKRIIENAMVQLLMDQPFDQISTVKLAEKAGISRSSFYTHYKDKYDMIELYQSKLFHTFEYIFQKHAHHKRDAILEVFEYLESEPLLAALLSENGTKEIQNFLRNKLHIMLSTDLQKRFMKLQLTPIELEYSSIYLTNALFGVCQTWIAHGKKESPQEMTDFLMKMLGDVN, encoded by the coding sequence ATGAAAGAAAGTAACAAACGTTTAAAAACAAAACGAATTATCGAAAATGCTATGGTTCAATTATTGATGGACCAACCCTTTGATCAAATTTCTACTGTCAAGTTAGCAGAAAAAGCCGGAATTAGTCGTTCTAGCTTTTACACTCACTACAAGGATAAGTATGATATGATTGAACTATATCAAAGTAAGCTATTCCATACCTTTGAGTATATTTTCCAAAAACATGCTCATCACAAAAGAGATGCTATTTTAGAAGTATTTGAATATTTAGAGTCTGAGCCACTATTAGCTGCACTCTTATCTGAAAATGGGACAAAAGAAATCCAAAATTTCTTGAGAAATAAGCTTCACATTATGCTTAGCACCGATCTTCAGAAACGCTTTATGAAATTACAACTCACTCCAATAGAATTAGAATACAGCAGTATTTATCTAACAAATGCCCTATTTGGTGTTTGCCAGACTTGGATTGCTCACGGAAAAAAAGAAAGTCCGCAAGAAATGACAGACTTCCTTATGAAAATGTTAGGTGATGTCAACTAA
- a CDS encoding YhgE/Pip domain-containing protein, translated as MFKEWKAIFKKPTFIIVMIGISLIPALYNIIFLSSMWDPYGQVSELPVAVVNKDKEASYNGQTMTIGEDMVSNLKENKALDFHFVNEEEGEKGLEDGDYYMVVTLPSDLSEKATSILTNHPEQMQIDYQTSSGHSFIASKMSDSAMTQLKQTVSTNVTETYTKALFQKMNDLKSGINKAAEGSEQLANGADQLVTGSQTLTTNLNTLANSSVTFSNGADQFTKGLSSYVSAIEQLHIGLGTFNSGLQSYTNAVSQVDTGLGQLASKTPELVTGVNQLNTGIKSYTGGVSQLDTGLNQFSVGVNAYTNSVKELSNGTSQLSNQSDTLRDGMEQLNTGIKEISSQLESSSQQSEEIAQLATSLGELNKTLQALTISDITQLKSTLSEALPNLTTLAQDIVTKSQTEQEKTIVNLQSTTTYQSLTEEQKKELTEAISKNSNSTIESAKTILTTVGGLKESIENSEQQVSNLSDVQTKANQLLPAASSSLTTLSNGFTTLQTSVNNQLVPGSQSIEKGVVNYTKGLDTIYIGANQLSEKNTSLTTSLDQLVSGSSKLTENTSTLTAGVDALAGKAPELVSGIESLSSGSAQLNNKSPELIAGLTTLQFGSSQLTDKSTQLLSAASQLGSGAMKIADGAGKLADGGTTLTSSLENLQTGVDSLGQGLGNANTQLKSASTESKNAETLSEPLVLSKTDNDQVPVNGIAMAPYMISVALFVAAISTNMIFAKLPSGRHPESRWAWLKSRSEINGIIAILAGVLVYGGVHLIGLTANHEMRTLILIIITSLAFMSMVTALTTWNSRIGAFFSLILLLLQLASSAGTYPLALTNDFFKGISPWLPMSYSVSGLRQTISMTGNIHHQVIFLIITLAFFTALGMLAYQPKKMEED; from the coding sequence ATGTTTAAAGAATGGAAAGCAATATTTAAAAAACCGACCTTTATCATTGTTATGATAGGGATTTCTCTCATTCCAGCTCTATACAACATTATATTTTTATCATCCATGTGGGATCCATATGGTCAAGTATCGGAGTTACCTGTGGCAGTTGTCAATAAAGATAAGGAAGCTTCTTATAATGGACAGACAATGACAATAGGTGAAGACATGGTGTCTAATTTAAAAGAAAATAAGGCTTTAGATTTTCACTTTGTTAATGAAGAGGAAGGGGAAAAAGGGCTAGAAGATGGTGACTACTATATGGTAGTGACTTTACCAAGTGATCTATCTGAAAAAGCTACTTCTATCCTAACGAATCATCCTGAACAGATGCAGATTGATTATCAGACGTCAAGTGGGCATAGCTTTATTGCAAGTAAGATGAGTGATTCTGCAATGACACAATTAAAACAAACCGTCTCTACTAATGTTACTGAAACGTACACTAAGGCTTTATTTCAAAAAATGAATGATTTGAAGTCTGGAATAAATAAGGCAGCTGAAGGAAGTGAACAATTAGCTAATGGAGCCGATCAGTTGGTGACGGGAAGTCAAACATTGACAACAAATCTTAATACTCTAGCTAACTCAAGTGTAACTTTTTCAAATGGAGCGGATCAATTTACAAAAGGCTTATCTAGCTATGTGTCTGCTATAGAGCAATTACATATTGGTTTAGGAACTTTTAATAGTGGTTTACAAAGTTATACAAATGCTGTCTCACAAGTTGACACTGGACTTGGTCAATTAGCTTCAAAAACTCCTGAGTTGGTGACAGGTGTAAATCAGCTAAATACAGGTATAAAGTCTTATACAGGTGGCGTTTCACAACTTGATACAGGTCTCAATCAATTTTCAGTTGGTGTAAATGCTTATACAAATAGTGTGAAAGAACTTTCTAACGGAACAAGTCAATTATCCAATCAATCAGATACACTAAGAGATGGAATGGAGCAATTAAATACTGGTATTAAAGAAATTTCAAGCCAATTAGAGTCCTCATCTCAACAAAGTGAAGAAATAGCGCAATTGGCAACAAGCTTAGGAGAACTAAATAAAACACTACAAGCTCTTACAATATCAGATATCACTCAACTGAAAAGTACATTGTCAGAAGCTTTGCCAAATCTAACAACTCTTGCTCAGGATATTGTGACCAAAAGTCAGACAGAACAAGAGAAAACTATTGTTAACCTTCAATCAACAACTACTTATCAATCTCTTACAGAGGAACAAAAGAAAGAATTGACAGAAGCTATTTCTAAAAATTCTAATTCTACTATTGAGTCAGCAAAAACAATTTTAACGACAGTAGGGGGATTAAAAGAAAGTATAGAGAATTCAGAACAACAAGTCTCTAATCTATCTGATGTGCAGACGAAAGCAAATCAACTCTTACCTGCAGCATCTAGCTCCTTGACAACCTTGTCAAATGGATTTACAACATTACAAACTTCTGTAAATAATCAGTTAGTTCCTGGAAGTCAGTCAATTGAAAAAGGAGTTGTAAACTATACTAAAGGACTGGATACTATTTATATTGGTGCTAATCAACTAAGTGAAAAGAATACAAGTTTAACAACTAGTCTAGATCAATTAGTTTCTGGATCAAGTAAGTTGACAGAAAATACATCAACCTTGACAGCTGGAGTTGATGCGTTAGCTGGAAAAGCTCCAGAATTAGTATCAGGTATAGAAAGTTTATCATCTGGTTCTGCTCAATTGAATAATAAGAGCCCAGAGCTGATAGCAGGTCTTACTACATTACAATTTGGCTCTAGTCAATTAACAGATAAATCAACACAGTTACTTTCTGCAGCATCTCAACTAGGAAGTGGCGCTATGAAGATTGCAGATGGTGCTGGAAAACTAGCAGATGGTGGAACAACCTTAACCTCTAGTCTTGAAAATTTACAGACAGGAGTTGATTCATTAGGACAAGGATTAGGTAATGCAAATACTCAACTTAAATCAGCTTCAACAGAATCTAAAAATGCAGAAACATTATCTGAACCTCTAGTTCTCTCAAAAACAGACAATGACCAAGTCCCTGTAAATGGGATTGCTATGGCTCCTTATATGATATCAGTTGCTCTTTTTGTTGCTGCTATATCTACCAATATGATTTTTGCTAAGTTGCCTTCTGGACGTCATCCAGAGAGTCGTTGGGCTTGGTTGAAGTCTCGCTCTGAAATAAATGGGATTATAGCTATCTTAGCAGGTGTTTTAGTTTATGGAGGTGTCCATCTTATTGGATTGACTGCGAACCATGAGATGAGGACCTTGATTCTAATTATAATCACAAGTTTAGCTTTCATGTCTATGGTGACAGCTTTAACAACTTGGAATAGCCGTATAGGAGCCTTCTTCTCTCTTATTTTACTATTATTACAGTTAGCATCAAGTGCGGGGACCTATCCCCTTGCATTGACAAATGATTTCTTTAAAGGTATCAGTCCATGGTTACCAATGAGTTACTCTGTATCAGGCTTGCGACAAACAATCTCTATGACAGGAAATATTCATCACCAAGTGATTTTCCTTATTATAACACTAGCTTTCTTTACTGCTTTAGGTATGCTAGCTTATCAACCTAAGAAAATGGAAGAAGATTAA